The proteins below come from a single Candidatus Zixiibacteriota bacterium genomic window:
- the rimO gene encoding 30S ribosomal protein S12 methylthiotransferase RimO produces MKRYYIHKLGCPKNDVDAECISGYLRNLGYQKTDTADDAELLIVNTCGFIQDAKEESIDAIMKSLKIKRKNEKSRVIVTGCLAQRYANDLAGDIPEIDGILGLDNIIQIQDILESKDAKIAVSENNLRKYREFDIERELDANQVFAYLKISDGCDNRCAYCSIPDIRGRFRSRQMENILDEARYLLDHSKKEIILVSQESTAYGLDLYGKQSLIALLDRLSALNGEFWIRIMYLHPGRLTSELIDYMIDNPRICNYFDLPLQHCNDEILQAMGRKTTRSAIEKLIGEIRGKSARSAIRTNFIVGFPGETGMQFKELCSFVEEIEFDRLGAFVYSREENTKAANMPEQVKRIIREKRYHRLMEIQREIAFTLNEKDVGERFEVIVDRVNIEEGYSMARTRLDAPEIDREVKLGFTDLRPGEFIPININGYDGYDLLGTRE; encoded by the coding sequence ATGAAACGCTATTATATCCACAAATTAGGATGTCCCAAAAATGACGTCGATGCCGAATGTATTTCAGGCTACCTGAGAAATCTTGGCTATCAAAAGACGGACACGGCCGATGATGCCGAGTTGTTGATCGTCAATACCTGTGGATTTATTCAGGATGCCAAAGAAGAATCAATTGACGCGATCATGAAATCGCTCAAGATAAAAAGAAAAAATGAAAAATCGCGTGTAATAGTAACCGGGTGTTTGGCGCAGAGATATGCCAATGATTTGGCTGGAGATATTCCCGAAATCGACGGTATTTTAGGACTTGATAATATCATCCAAATACAAGATATACTGGAAAGCAAGGATGCGAAGATTGCGGTTAGTGAAAATAATCTCCGCAAGTACCGGGAATTTGATATTGAACGCGAATTGGATGCTAATCAGGTTTTCGCCTATCTAAAAATTTCCGATGGGTGCGATAATAGGTGCGCCTATTGCAGCATACCAGATATCAGGGGACGTTTTCGAAGTCGGCAAATGGAAAATATTCTCGATGAAGCCCGATATCTTCTTGACCATAGCAAAAAAGAGATAATCCTTGTTTCTCAGGAATCCACCGCCTATGGATTGGATTTGTACGGCAAACAGAGCCTGATTGCGTTGCTGGACAGACTATCGGCCCTGAACGGTGAATTTTGGATTAGAATTATGTACTTGCACCCTGGACGATTGACGAGCGAACTTATCGACTATATGATTGACAATCCGAGAATATGTAATTACTTTGATCTACCTCTGCAGCATTGTAACGATGAAATTCTTCAGGCAATGGGCAGAAAAACGACACGGAGTGCGATAGAAAAATTGATAGGCGAGATACGAGGAAAAAGCGCGAGAAGCGCCATTCGAACGAATTTTATAGTCGGCTTTCCGGGCGAAACGGGAATGCAGTTTAAGGAATTGTGCTCATTTGTTGAAGAGATTGAATTTGATCGATTGGGAGCCTTTGTGTATTCTCGGGAAGAAAACACGAAAGCGGCTAATATGCCGGAGCAGGTTAAGCGCATAATCAGGGAAAAGAGATATCATCGTCTGATGGAAATTCAGCGTGAGATCGCGTTTACCCTCAATGAAAAAGACGTGGGCGAGCGGTTTGAGGTAATAGTTGACAGGGTTAATATTGAAGAGGGATATTCAATGGCCCGTACAAGGCTTGATGCGCCGGAAATTGACCGGGAAGTAAAACTGGGATTTACCGATTTGAGGCCGGGCGAATTTATACCGATAAATATAAACGGGTATGATGGATATGATTTACTTGGAACAAGGGAGTAA
- a CDS encoding outer-membrane lipoprotein carrier protein LolA, with the protein MIRQIPNTVILIVVMLHALTCAECPLFEKAMDKYQSNEFYSMDFSQLIHSDIFKSVDTLFGTIKACSDGRFHMITPNQILVSNGTVLWNYTIDNEQVIIDSITRNEIWNPIMLFFNPRHYYKCTSEKNDKTFTKVSMIAHDSLIAPNEFQLKIRLEDFIPLGIFYMDENDSRIEIYINDFRFISNLSDSVFQFIPPTGIEVIEMP; encoded by the coding sequence ATGATACGGCAAATTCCAAACACGGTAATACTAATAGTTGTGATGCTTCATGCCTTAACCTGTGCCGAATGCCCGTTGTTTGAAAAGGCTATGGATAAGTATCAGTCAAACGAATTTTATTCTATGGATTTTTCGCAGTTGATTCATTCTGATATTTTCAAAAGTGTTGATACTTTATTCGGTACTATCAAAGCCTGCTCCGATGGCCGTTTTCACATGATAACACCCAATCAGATTTTGGTTTCCAACGGAACAGTATTATGGAATTACACGATAGATAACGAGCAGGTCATAATCGATTCAATTACCCGTAATGAAATCTGGAATCCGATTATGCTCTTTTTCAATCCCCGCCATTATTATAAGTGTACCTCGGAAAAGAACGATAAAACTTTTACCAAAGTATCAATGATTGCTCACGATAGCTTGATAGCGCCGAACGAATTTCAACTCAAAATCAGGCTTGAAGATTTTATCCCCCTCGGAATTTTCTATATGGATGAAAATGATTCTCGCATAGAAATTTATATAAATGACTTTAGATTTATATCAAATCTTTCTGATTCGGTTTTTCAATTTATCCCTCCGACCGGCATAGAAGTTATCGAAATGCCATGA
- a CDS encoding DNA translocase FtsK, with protein MKEKTKLQIIGILVAAFAIMSLISLAGHNTPDDMMIVSDEAIYGNPFSLPYINIGGMMGAYFSYIAFFFLGWGAYFGLFFLLVLSLRLIGLDVAKRCLKHAGVLWATVTLLLIIGDVGKVSEANFAETYPDGVGALGHTLIEGMIHIVGVPGAYIIGFAVLICVLVYYGYISHRFRNLVAFMRSESEKRIRQSWQLALEKSENIKSTADFKKFFKRESSEVVKERRKRKKPQIPLIAEQEEQSKVADKVVTDHLSSAQKQIEKKKKVTIPGKSETVTDQIEIEETAANDFIMPSNDLLNENKNKAIEFDTKELENTAKALRETLETFGVRLSSNIEMFPGPIITRFEIKPAAGIKVSQISNLSEDLALNLKAKSIRIVAPIPGKGAVGIEIPNRNPHIVYLRDILESDKFQENRFHLPLALGKNISGNPYVVDLTTMPHLLIAGTTGSGKSVCINVIITSLMYSLPPENLRFIFIDPKMLELTVYKDIPHLEEKVVTNAKQAERVLNDVVLGMEHRYRTLANESVRNIVDYNRKMKSRDKKLPYIVIIIDELADLMMSTHSSRVELLLTRLAQMARAVGIHLILATQRPSVDVITGLIKANFPSRVAFQVATRIDSRTILDGNGAERLLGNGDMLYLKTGSPEPERLHGPYISSDETEALVTFIKQQPYSKIKQGESEAVTEEKTQIRQLNDPVMMEAVETVIRQGQASVSLLQRKLGIGYQRAARLIDELEEMKIIGPYNESKARDVLVDKAFLENIKNGKYSKT; from the coding sequence ATGAAAGAAAAAACCAAATTACAAATAATCGGGATTCTTGTGGCGGCCTTTGCGATCATGTCGCTTATAAGTTTAGCGGGGCACAACACTCCCGATGACATGATGATTGTTTCCGATGAAGCCATCTATGGTAACCCTTTTTCTCTGCCGTACATAAATATCGGCGGCATGATGGGAGCGTATTTCAGTTACATCGCCTTTTTCTTCCTGGGATGGGGCGCGTATTTTGGATTATTCTTTCTCCTCGTTTTATCTCTAAGACTTATCGGCCTTGATGTCGCCAAACGATGTCTTAAACATGCCGGAGTCCTATGGGCTACGGTAACCCTTTTGCTGATTATCGGTGATGTTGGAAAAGTTTCCGAAGCCAATTTCGCGGAAACCTACCCCGATGGCGTCGGAGCCCTGGGGCATACCCTGATAGAAGGTATGATTCATATCGTTGGCGTGCCGGGAGCCTATATTATTGGCTTCGCGGTCTTGATCTGTGTCCTGGTTTATTATGGATATATCTCGCACAGATTCCGTAATCTGGTGGCGTTTATGCGTTCCGAGTCGGAAAAGAGAATCCGGCAGAGCTGGCAGCTTGCTCTTGAAAAATCGGAAAATATAAAGTCCACGGCCGACTTTAAGAAATTCTTCAAACGAGAATCATCGGAGGTAGTTAAAGAACGCAGAAAAAGGAAAAAGCCTCAAATACCATTGATAGCTGAACAGGAAGAGCAATCGAAAGTTGCCGACAAAGTCGTTACCGACCATTTGTCTTCTGCCCAAAAACAAATAGAAAAGAAAAAGAAGGTTACCATCCCGGGCAAAAGCGAAACGGTTACCGACCAAATCGAAATAGAGGAAACGGCCGCCAATGATTTTATAATGCCTTCCAATGATCTACTTAATGAAAATAAAAATAAGGCCATTGAATTTGATACCAAAGAATTAGAAAATACGGCAAAAGCCCTGCGAGAGACTCTTGAAACTTTTGGCGTTCGCCTGAGCAGCAATATTGAGATGTTTCCCGGTCCGATTATTACTCGTTTTGAAATTAAACCGGCGGCAGGAATAAAAGTCAGTCAGATATCAAATTTATCCGAAGATCTGGCCTTAAATCTCAAAGCCAAATCAATACGTATTGTCGCGCCTATACCCGGTAAGGGAGCGGTTGGTATTGAGATTCCGAATCGCAATCCGCATATCGTTTACTTGCGCGATATTCTCGAATCTGATAAATTTCAGGAAAATAGATTTCATTTACCTCTGGCATTGGGAAAGAATATTTCGGGCAATCCTTATGTTGTCGATTTGACGACTATGCCGCATCTTTTAATTGCCGGGACAACCGGTTCCGGAAAATCCGTGTGCATCAATGTCATTATAACGTCATTGATGTACTCGCTGCCGCCCGAAAATTTGAGATTTATTTTTATCGATCCCAAAATGCTCGAATTGACGGTATATAAAGATATCCCACATCTTGAGGAGAAAGTCGTCACCAATGCGAAACAGGCTGAACGAGTGCTAAACGATGTCGTTCTGGGAATGGAACATCGCTACCGCACTCTTGCCAATGAATCGGTTAGAAATATTGTCGATTACAACCGTAAAATGAAATCAAGAGATAAAAAATTGCCCTATATAGTGATAATTATTGACGAATTGGCCGATCTGATGATGTCGACGCATTCCAGCCGAGTAGAACTGCTGTTAACACGCCTGGCGCAAATGGCACGAGCGGTCGGGATTCATTTAATTCTGGCCACGCAGAGACCGTCGGTGGACGTTATTACCGGGCTTATCAAAGCCAATTTCCCTTCCCGGGTAGCTTTTCAGGTCGCCACCCGCATCGATTCTCGCACTATTCTTGACGGTAATGGAGCTGAACGTCTTTTGGGAAATGGCGATATGCTGTACCTCAAAACCGGATCGCCGGAACCGGAAAGATTGCATGGTCCGTATATATCTTCGGATGAAACCGAAGCGTTGGTAACATTTATAAAGCAACAGCCTTATAGCAAAATAAAACAGGGAGAATCGGAAGCGGTGACCGAGGAAAAAACTCAAATTCGTCAGCTAAACGACCCGGTCATGATGGAAGCGGTAGAGACAGTTATCAGACAAGGACAGGCTTCGGTTTCGTTATTGCAACGCAAACTCGGAATCGGTTACCAGCGGGCCGCGCGTTTAATCGATGAATTGGAGGAAATGAAAATAATCGGACCTTATAATGAATCGAAAGCCCGCGACGTTCTCGTTGACAAAGCATTTCTGGAAAATATCAAAAACGGTAAATATTCCAAAACATAA
- a CDS encoding HU family DNA-binding protein: MTRDQLITKMAKDAGISKRAATDAMKCFLGSVTMALKKGQKMSFVGFGTFSTTKRKARTGRNPQTGAAIKIPAARVPKFKAGKSLREAVKK, encoded by the coding sequence GTGACAAGGGATCAATTAATCACAAAAATGGCGAAAGATGCCGGTATTTCAAAGCGGGCTGCTACTGACGCTATGAAATGTTTCCTGGGCTCAGTCACAATGGCCTTGAAAAAGGGTCAGAAGATGAGCTTTGTTGGATTTGGAACATTCAGCACTACTAAGAGAAAAGCCCGCACCGGTCGTAACCCGCAAACGGGTGCTGCAATCAAGATTCCGGCCGCAAGAGTACCGAAATTTAAGGCTGGTAAGTCTCTCCGCGAAGCCGTGAAGAAGTAA
- the lptD gene encoding LPS assembly protein LptD: protein MRYVIYIFALVIITLLFLSPVTAQDEKRTVFFDDFDFLDMITTDSGIVWNGWGRGWFRIDSTWIYSDSVVWLQDQNIIHFFGGVEAYDSTQHIWADKVSYYHADSVLIARENAVLIHNIDSIRAEAHYIEYDIANKIIVLENDPWLFLNYPDYNNLVTISGEYLTYFSDDQIGMAEENVQIDHSGTKANCGCAEFYKDANLLSLMDKPVATRDSSIISGNYMNIFFKSQAVDRIEVSDSASAYFVEQSDSTTGEFSGSSTLTGRDITFFFKDNDVRKIAANGAARSEYLPSPDDTTGSGKNIVSGDSIFIYIKDRKIMKAEVKGGAEGIYITEKETAPIDSSDVASITASDTLTEQPCDTCYTLLTTEDNFDNRYSDNNLALDDSLDISSENIIAEDSIHYRGAFLEFFSNERIIGITTDAMVRQGTVLLTADKVNYNIPDRIITADALVDSTDSIPSIVPLSLKDGGEEIFGSKLVFNVDTKKGLIENSNTRFEKTQYRGDDLYKEDEKIFYVENGILIPCDKEAAYFHFRSRKMKIIQDDRVIARPVRLYLYKLPIAYIPYYVFPLKRGRHSGILPIKLGNFEKGNRFIGNIGYYWASSEYWDIEGSLDFYENIGITINGLFRYNKRYEYSGYVRSTFARESRELAFTERQSRRWTISGSHSQTLPYDIKFGASGTFVSDESYYSDYSTNPDERRNRNIRSQANFSKRFGRSSLSLSFNHQDNLDTDSRSSNLPSGRFSISSFHPFGSGREEGGKTIKSWYNYLRLSYSNNFGYHSSGRTLHHNVIDTTIIDVDSLIFSSRDSTSTTNKKYSFIDHSMSLNASQKLFGYISISPRVSFQETWYYIPETDQARNAGIPVNRSYRRGSISAGISTNTNLYGTFPINLFGLQALRHVMTPSVGFNWAPFINKNAPVKSFVGRGGGGSRQMAMSMTLTHLLQAKIKQGEKEKKLDLLRISSSTSYNFEAIGKKFSNLRTGISSSILRKINLSGNLIHDMYDKNDKLIWWRPRLKTFSLNTSFQARGSVSDNYVRSGLSSDRDYAEEMQYDTSSAVPSPYMTGESKESQTGSPVTWNMNFSHNYTESRSITGAVSKTHWAQLTFNLGVTKNWKIKYSQRYDFVKHQTIDKIVDINRSLNCWEGHFYWIPDGSRQGFYFKLYLLAIPDIKVEKSESGLRGALFNR from the coding sequence ATGCGATATGTAATTTACATATTTGCCCTTGTTATCATTACCTTATTATTTCTCAGCCCCGTTACCGCGCAGGATGAAAAGCGTACGGTTTTTTTTGATGACTTTGATTTTCTTGATATGATAACGACCGATAGCGGAATTGTCTGGAACGGTTGGGGGCGGGGATGGTTCCGCATAGATTCAACCTGGATTTATTCCGATTCGGTTGTCTGGCTCCAGGATCAAAATATAATTCATTTTTTCGGAGGCGTTGAAGCTTATGATTCAACCCAGCATATCTGGGCTGATAAAGTCAGTTACTATCATGCAGATTCGGTTTTAATCGCCAGGGAAAACGCAGTTTTAATTCATAATATCGATTCCATTCGCGCCGAAGCTCATTATATCGAATACGACATTGCCAATAAAATAATCGTATTGGAAAATGACCCCTGGCTATTTTTGAATTATCCGGATTATAATAACCTTGTAACCATTAGCGGCGAGTATCTGACTTATTTCAGTGATGACCAAATCGGTATGGCCGAGGAAAATGTTCAGATAGATCATTCGGGGACCAAAGCCAACTGCGGATGCGCCGAATTTTATAAAGACGCTAATCTGTTATCTCTGATGGATAAGCCGGTTGCGACCAGAGATTCATCAATTATCTCCGGAAATTATATGAACATATTTTTCAAATCTCAGGCGGTTGACAGAATTGAGGTCAGTGACAGCGCCAGCGCGTATTTTGTTGAACAGTCGGATTCAACCACTGGTGAATTTTCCGGCAGCTCAACTTTAACCGGTCGAGATATCACGTTTTTCTTCAAAGATAATGATGTTAGGAAAATAGCCGCAAACGGGGCGGCCCGTTCGGAATACTTGCCGTCGCCGGATGATACAACCGGATCCGGAAAAAATATCGTCTCTGGTGATTCGATATTTATATACATAAAAGATAGAAAGATAATGAAAGCGGAAGTGAAGGGCGGGGCAGAAGGCATATATATTACGGAAAAGGAAACCGCTCCGATAGATTCCTCGGATGTTGCATCGATAACCGCAAGTGATACACTAACGGAACAACCGTGCGATACCTGTTACACATTATTGACCACTGAGGATAATTTTGATAATCGCTATTCCGATAATAATCTTGCTTTGGATGATAGCCTGGATATAAGTTCCGAAAATATTATTGCCGAAGACTCGATTCATTATCGGGGTGCCTTTCTTGAATTTTTCTCTAATGAGCGAATCATCGGTATAACCACCGACGCTATGGTCAGACAGGGAACGGTGTTGTTGACAGCCGACAAAGTCAATTATAACATTCCCGACCGCATCATTACCGCAGATGCTCTGGTCGATTCCACCGATAGCATTCCATCGATCGTGCCATTGTCATTGAAAGACGGCGGCGAAGAGATTTTTGGCTCCAAACTGGTTTTCAACGTCGATACCAAAAAAGGCTTAATCGAAAATTCCAATACCCGATTCGAGAAAACTCAATATCGTGGAGATGACCTGTATAAAGAAGATGAAAAAATATTTTATGTGGAAAACGGAATTTTAATTCCCTGCGATAAAGAAGCCGCCTATTTCCATTTTCGCTCCAGGAAAATGAAAATTATCCAGGATGATCGAGTCATTGCCCGGCCGGTACGATTATATCTTTATAAACTCCCGATAGCCTATATCCCTTATTATGTTTTTCCTCTTAAGCGGGGTCGCCATTCGGGAATACTTCCCATAAAACTGGGTAATTTCGAAAAGGGGAATCGATTTATCGGAAATATTGGGTATTATTGGGCCTCCTCTGAATATTGGGATATTGAAGGCTCCCTTGACTTCTATGAAAATATCGGTATTACCATAAACGGCCTGTTTAGATACAATAAGCGTTATGAATATTCCGGATATGTACGAAGCACCTTCGCTCGGGAAAGCCGGGAGCTGGCCTTCACCGAACGACAAAGCCGTCGTTGGACTATAAGCGGAAGCCATTCGCAAACGCTTCCTTATGATATCAAATTCGGCGCCTCGGGTACATTTGTTTCAGATGAAAGCTATTACAGCGATTATTCAACCAATCCCGACGAGCGCCGGAACCGCAATATCCGGTCGCAGGCGAATTTCAGTAAACGCTTCGGCAGATCATCCTTATCACTCTCGTTTAATCATCAGGATAATCTCGATACCGATTCGCGTTCGAGTAATTTGCCCAGCGGAAGATTTTCGATCTCGTCATTTCATCCTTTCGGCAGCGGCCGGGAAGAAGGCGGGAAGACGATAAAGAGCTGGTATAATTACCTGCGCCTGAGTTATTCAAATAATTTTGGATATCATTCCAGCGGAAGAACTCTTCATCATAATGTAATTGATACAACAATTATCGACGTCGATAGTTTGATATTCTCAAGCCGGGATTCGACCTCGACAACAAATAAAAAATATTCATTCATTGATCATTCTATGTCTCTTAACGCCTCGCAGAAATTATTTGGATATATCTCGATTAGTCCTCGGGTTAGCTTTCAGGAAACCTGGTATTATATCCCGGAAACGGATCAAGCCCGTAACGCGGGAATTCCCGTTAATCGTTCATACCGGCGAGGATCGATTTCGGCCGGAATATCCACAAATACTAATTTGTACGGCACGTTTCCTATAAATCTATTCGGTCTTCAGGCTCTGCGACATGTTATGACTCCTTCGGTGGGATTTAATTGGGCGCCATTTATCAATAAAAACGCGCCTGTGAAAAGTTTCGTTGGCCGAGGAGGCGGAGGTAGTCGCCAGATGGCAATGAGTATGACGTTAACGCATCTGCTTCAAGCCAAAATTAAACAGGGGGAAAAAGAAAAAAAACTGGATTTATTACGAATATCATCTTCGACCAGCTATAATTTTGAGGCTATCGGGAAGAAATTTTCAAATTTACGGACAGGTATTTCATCATCGATTTTGCGAAAAATCAATCTCAGCGGCAATCTGATCCATGATATGTATGATAAAAACGATAAACTGATTTGGTGGCGCCCGAGGCTAAAAACGTTTTCCCTGAATACATCATTCCAGGCCCGCGGATCGGTGTCTGACAATTATGTCAGAAGCGGCCTGTCATCTGATCGTGATTATGCCGAGGAGATGCAATATGATACCTCCAGTGCCGTGCCTTCGCCGTATATGACCGGAGAATCAAAGGAATCGCAAACCGGTTCGCCCGTAACCTGGAATATGAATTTCTCGCACAATTACACTGAATCCAGATCCATTACGGGAGCGGTCTCAAAGACCCATTGGGCACAACTTACCTTTAACTTAGGCGTAACAAAAAACTGGAAAATCAAATATTCGCAGCGTTATGATTTCGTCAAGCACCAGACAATCGATAAAATTGTTGATATTAATCGAAGTCTGAATTGCTGGGAAGGACATTTTTACTGGATACCTGACGGTTCTCGTCAGGGATTTTATTTCAAATTATATCTTCTCGCCATTCCCGACATTAAAGTTGAAAAATCAGAATCAGGTTTGCGCGGAGCCCTGTTTAATCGGTAG